The Bacteroidota bacterium genome window below encodes:
- a CDS encoding T9SS type A sorting domain-containing protein: MASRTNRKFLLAWFFLLVGLTGRMLGQAPCASEATPDQIRYMTQTREARQNFDVATLRGAVKWVPITFHNVTRTNGTGGLNTTVIPTIISDLNRSFGPANIQFFQCGPIETINNDTYFDLTVGRSGDPYPAEDAVICGAHDVPNTLNMYFFNSFYSTYWGPGVRGLAYFPGGPERVLIETAYATNGSRTIEHEVGHFFSLYHTHQNTGHSTLGECANGSNCAIAGDEVCDTPAEPTLGLPSNTSGCTYIGSALDPCGQPYVPNMYNYMNYTSGCGSMFSAGQYNRMAWSAMYERANLACAAGTNAPCTSIVTTFPYTQGFESGNLGDWTNATNDNFDWSVVTAAPHAPTTGPTAAAVGTKFAYIEANGNTSHKIASLDMPCFDLTYISNPRVEFRYHMVGTGTGTLKLEGSSNGGASWTTLFFKEGAQASGWQTQVVDLSAYASQTTFKFRISATTTANNLGDIAIDNFRVYSQPCAFTPTISHVDLTCSYLPTGSASISGAPGGSTYNWAKGDYPTVSIGTTASISNLQPGAYQVTVTSSGCSSVHGTYIEENVFRILATQTHPTLTTSGSLNIQWQGGVLPYSSLSWTGPVSGSLGSITGNSYNLTGLPAGIYSIQMTDAIGCVNGTSESLVGITPACPCAGSIGVGTFEGFESGLGNWTNCAGFDAYDWAIGTGDMSPTGTTGPTTSTAPNAPNGAYAGNQYAYAVSNDFDPLYFAESVFSSPCLDFTGVAHPAMRFYYHNYHSSGTVDPLRVTLYNQVTGSLEMLWESDVTSSDAWREVVVDLTSAGNTNGIYEIVFSTYPLGATTNDVAIDNFELFDGGAGGFVSSVTTTPASCGNTATASVNASCSGAITYAWSHGPTTAAVTGLAGNTEYYVTVTCAGAPCARVHKVKTSVNDMIPSTNITHVVASGQTNGAVDLFVTGGKTPYTYNWTGPSGFTATTQDISNRGAGTYNVTVTDALGCTKTAIALIYDGGCPNLVNANGYDESWEADFGKWNNITGEATSHFDWTRKSGASNGTSSGPATANHGSFYLYTNSNATPSGATAHLISHCIDLTHATTATFTFDWHAYKTTSNGTMGTLYLDVTTNQGVTWTQLAVVCSTSVGNQWNVRNQSLNAYVGKVIQLRFREVMGSANKGDIALDHPRITGTYMKADPANSADAMQEIVLYPNPTQDRVNIDFVSRQDQSVQCRITDLTGKVLRTWAESTNDGPNHLDFSTRDLSDGIYFIQLEVTGQRITKRFVVLN; encoded by the coding sequence ATGGCTTCCCGTACTAACAGAAAATTCTTGCTTGCTTGGTTCTTCCTCTTGGTTGGCCTCACCGGTCGGATGTTGGGGCAAGCCCCATGTGCCTCCGAAGCGACGCCGGACCAAATCCGCTACATGACCCAGACGCGTGAGGCGCGCCAAAATTTTGATGTCGCCACCCTGCGAGGAGCAGTCAAATGGGTGCCGATCACATTCCACAACGTCACCCGTACCAACGGAACGGGGGGACTCAACACAACGGTGATTCCGACAATTATCAGCGACCTTAACCGCTCCTTCGGCCCCGCCAACATTCAATTTTTCCAATGCGGACCGATTGAAACGATCAACAACGACACATATTTCGACTTGACCGTTGGCCGTTCGGGGGATCCCTATCCAGCAGAAGACGCCGTGATTTGCGGTGCGCATGACGTGCCCAATACGCTCAACATGTACTTTTTCAATTCGTTTTACTCGACGTATTGGGGTCCTGGCGTGCGCGGATTGGCCTATTTCCCGGGCGGACCTGAGCGGGTTCTGATTGAGACAGCGTATGCAACCAATGGTTCGCGCACAATCGAGCACGAAGTCGGCCACTTCTTTTCCCTTTACCATACGCACCAAAATACAGGCCATTCCACCCTCGGTGAATGCGCCAACGGCTCCAACTGCGCCATCGCAGGCGATGAGGTTTGTGATACTCCTGCCGAACCCACCTTGGGACTGCCATCCAATACATCGGGTTGTACCTACATCGGCTCCGCGCTCGACCCATGTGGACAGCCTTATGTACCCAATATGTACAACTACATGAATTACACAAGTGGCTGCGGCAGCATGTTTTCTGCCGGTCAATACAACCGCATGGCTTGGAGCGCAATGTACGAACGCGCCAATCTCGCTTGTGCTGCAGGCACCAATGCACCTTGCACCTCCATTGTCACGACCTTCCCTTACACCCAAGGATTCGAGTCTGGCAACCTGGGCGATTGGACCAACGCCACCAACGACAACTTTGATTGGTCAGTCGTCACTGCTGCACCACATGCCCCTACCACCGGACCTACCGCTGCAGCCGTAGGGACCAAATTTGCCTACATCGAAGCCAATGGCAATACTTCCCACAAGATTGCAAGTTTGGACATGCCATGTTTTGACCTCACCTATATCAGCAATCCACGTGTGGAATTCCGTTATCACATGGTGGGTACAGGCACGGGAACACTCAAACTCGAAGGCTCAAGCAACGGCGGTGCATCTTGGACCACACTATTTTTCAAAGAGGGTGCCCAAGCAAGCGGATGGCAGACGCAAGTGGTGGACCTGAGTGCCTACGCCTCCCAAACCACTTTCAAATTCCGCATTTCGGCTACAACAACGGCCAACAACCTGGGCGATATTGCGATTGACAATTTCCGGGTTTATTCGCAGCCATGTGCTTTTACGCCCACGATCTCCCATGTTGATTTGACTTGCAGCTATTTGCCGACCGGATCAGCCTCGATTTCCGGCGCGCCCGGCGGGTCGACCTACAATTGGGCCAAAGGAGATTATCCAACGGTGAGCATCGGCACGACAGCCTCAATCTCCAACTTGCAGCCTGGAGCCTACCAAGTGACCGTGACGAGCAGCGGCTGCAGCAGTGTCCATGGCACGTATATCGAGGAAAATGTTTTCCGGATTCTCGCGACACAAACGCATCCGACCTTGACGACATCGGGATCGCTCAATATTCAATGGCAAGGTGGCGTATTGCCTTATTCGTCCTTGTCTTGGACAGGCCCTGTGAGCGGGAGCTTGGGCAGCATCACGGGCAATAGCTACAACCTGACGGGCTTGCCCGCAGGCATCTACAGCATCCAAATGACCGATGCCATCGGCTGCGTCAATGGCACTTCCGAGTCGCTCGTCGGGATTACGCCAGCCTGTCCTTGTGCGGGTTCCATTGGCGTTGGCACCTTTGAAGGCTTCGAATCCGGACTCGGAAATTGGACGAATTGCGCAGGTTTTGACGCCTACGATTGGGCGATCGGAACGGGTGACATGAGCCCGACAGGTACCACCGGGCCAACCACATCGACCGCCCCCAATGCACCCAATGGCGCTTACGCTGGCAATCAATATGCCTATGCCGTTTCCAATGATTTTGATCCGTTGTACTTTGCCGAATCCGTTTTCTCCAGCCCCTGTCTCGATTTCACCGGGGTTGCCCACCCTGCAATGCGGTTTTACTATCACAATTACCACTCCTCCGGCACTGTTGATCCTTTGCGTGTAACGCTCTACAATCAAGTGACTGGCAGTCTGGAAATGCTTTGGGAAAGTGATGTAACTTCCTCAGACGCCTGGCGCGAGGTCGTGGTCGATTTGACTTCAGCGGGCAATACCAATGGCATCTACGAAATTGTGTTTTCAACCTATCCATTGGGTGCCACAACCAATGATGTCGCCATCGACAATTTCGAATTGTTTGACGGTGGTGCAGGTGGATTCGTCTCCAGTGTGACAACGACTCCTGCAAGTTGTGGCAATACGGCCACCGCGAGCGTCAATGCATCCTGCTCTGGCGCAATAACTTATGCCTGGAGCCATGGCCCGACAACCGCAGCGGTCACCGGCTTGGCAGGCAATACTGAATATTATGTTACCGTTACCTGTGCCGGAGCTCCTTGCGCCCGTGTACACAAGGTCAAGACTTCCGTCAACGACATGATACCCTCTACCAACATTACGCATGTCGTGGCATCTGGACAGACCAATGGCGCGGTGGACCTATTCGTTACGGGTGGAAAAACTCCCTATACCTACAACTGGACCGGTCCGAGTGGCTTTACAGCAACCACTCAGGACATTTCCAACCGGGGTGCGGGCACCTACAACGTCACGGTAACCGACGCCTTGGGCTGTACCAAAACCGCCATTGCGCTCATCTATGATGGAGGATGCCCCAATCTCGTGAATGCGAATGGCTATGATGAATCTTGGGAGGCAGACTTTGGTAAATGGAACAATATCACGGGTGAAGCAACCTCGCATTTTGATTGGACGCGGAAATCAGGTGCCTCCAATGGTACCTCCTCAGGACCAGCAACGGCCAATCATGGTAGCTTTTACCTCTATACCAACTCCAATGCAACACCCTCGGGAGCCACTGCGCATTTGATCAGCCACTGCATCGACCTGACGCATGCGACCACCGCCACATTTACATTTGACTGGCATGCCTACAAAACCACATCCAATGGCACAATGGGGACGCTGTATTTGGACGTGACCACCAACCAAGGCGTAACCTGGACGCAATTGGCAGTGGTCTGCAGCACGAGTGTCGGCAACCAATGGAATGTGCGCAACCAAAGCCTCAATGCTTATGTTGGAAAAGTGATCCAACTGCGGTTCAGGGAAGTGATGGGCTCCGCCAACAAAGGCGATATTGCACTCGACCATCCACGCATCACGGGCACATATATGAAGGCGGATCCTGCAAATAGTGCAGATGCGATGCAAGAAATTGTACTCTACCCCAATCCAACGCAAGATCGCGTGAACATTGACTTTGTCTCCCGACAGGATCAATCTGTACAATGCCGGATTACCGACCTCACCGGCAAAGTATTGCGCACTTGGGCCGAATCCACCAACGACGGTCCCAACCATCTGGATTTCAGCACA